The window tacttctttctcgaaaactatggcacttcagagggagccgtttcccacaatgttttataccatcaacctctccccattacgagtcaccaagaaaggttttatgctaataatttttttgagtaattaccaatagtgtccactgcctttaataactatGTGGACATACACAAGTCCACACAGTtttatttacagtgttgaagaatacgATTTTCCTTAActgtacagaacaaaggaatgtaaCGCTAAGTACAAAGTTTGGACCTAGGAACAAAAGAGGTCCGCATAATCTAAGGACACTATAAACACTATGTTGTTGAAGAAAAGGATTTTTATTTAGAACAAATTAATGTCCACACATTGAGCTGTGTATTGTATTAtattaggacgagttaggacgagtaactcatccttactTGTAACTCATCAGGATGTGCCCAAATGTCTATGGATACAGAGCTGAacccgtcccaagtcctaagatccaaagttaggaggagtttggtgaaatcgacggctggtcccCCCAAACCAGCTCCTCAAAACGACCGATTTTCCAGATCCGCCAACCTTTAACTAGAATTTGACAAATGctttttttcaaactgttttcaatTTGAAGGTCAGACTAACCCATGAGGTGCAGGAGAGATGGAGAACGGGAGATCTTAGAGAGATTGGGAGATGCAGTCCACCAGACGAGCCCAAGAGGGAGGAAACACTCAGTGTGGTAGCTCCAGGGAAAATCAAGAGGGGCAAAGGAGGCACTCTGgtatttcaaataataaacaaaaagtcgcatcccctttaaagtgatcccctggctgccgcttcccaggttgtatcgtaatttgggagtgacccctggctacacggcagtttacagttgtatggcttctgactggcacccccgcaCAAAGatacattgacaaaaaagggagactgccaacatagggctatatagctcagttggtagagcaccggcgcgttaatccagaggtcattggttcaaatcccactctagtaatccaaattttgtttaacccaaaatcaattaaaaaactaTTACTTTCACAGTGAGGTCGTCTTTGTGATCAGTGAGAAAAAGAAGAGGAATAAAAAGAGCAAAATGCTGTTTTGAccaagttttgtaaaaaaaaaatgacgttCAAAGGTCCTGGCTCAAAGGGAAAGTcatctttgggttttttttttttggggggggggagagaagttGATTGAAGGGAgagtacacatttggtaaccgctcataaaattaatggcaacaaaaaaTATTGGTTGGAAGGCTACGGCAGCTTTCAATTTTTACATGAAACTTGGTGTACTCATTCAAAAGTGTGACAAATTGTTTCATGGAATTTCTTCATGCAGGGAAACCGTATAGCATCACTGCACTCTCTGGCCAATATAGAGCAGTGGGCAGTCGACTTGTCGTGGGACATTATCGCTAGATTTGCTGGGACCGCTTTAGGAGACGGAAGTCAACTACCCAGAGAGTTCTTTACTGACTTTGTCAAAGTGGCTGGCGATGAAGCAAAGGTATTGTTCAAACTAAATGACAATACTCAAACAAATTCTACAggattatattttttatttggtaTCAAAGactcatgttaaaaaaaaattctcaagaaATATCAGACTTTTGCTAATGTACCCAGTCAACACTGACAAAAAGTCTTTAGTAGTCCCATCTGTATCACTTGAaaccatacaaaaacaaaatctgtgatggctaaaattttcagatttggggtgattattttttttttcttccagcaTTTCAAGATCTTGAATGACAGACTGCATGAGTTGGGCAGCCATTTTGGAGCACTTCCTGTTCACAATGGTAAGTCAAATCTGATAACAGCACTTACTGTCATTAAATCTTTGGGCGGTCTTCTTTGTTGATGGTTACAATTTTTCCGTCTCGAGAATTTGAGAGAATTTCTTTTTGCTTTGTGTTTGTACAGCACTATTGATAGAGATGCTTTTAACCATGGatgtccttcctccatgctgtaATGCGACGGTGTGAATCACTGTATAGGCCTCTTTGGTACttcccctcctcctcctcctgaGTCCTGAGTCCTGTTAACAAAATCCACAGCTGCATACtagtttaccccccccccctcttcaaAACATTGGCTTCAATCTGGCTTAGGCTTTGTCAGTCATTTTAATGTGCACTTTGATACAGAGCTTCAACCAGGCAGACAGAGCTTAAGTCGAAGGCAAAACCATGAGTTGTGGTTTTGAAATGATACTTGGCAATTACTGTATAAATCCACTTCATAATATTTAACCAGAAATATCAAGAGAATTGCATGATGAGAAATCAGCATTGATTCATAGATTTCTTTACAGGTCTGTGGCAGTCTGCAACGGAGACGAAAGATAACCTCTTAGCCAGACTGGCAGTAGTTCACATGGTGCATGAGGCAAGGTAAgacattaagcaagacacttgactataattgctaCGGACGGGATcagtggggtgtcgtggctgagcggtcaagagcgccggattcaagctctgttatttgatcagcagagtgtgggtttgaatcccggtcatgacacccgGTCCTTtagagcaagacacttaaccataagcttctctccacccaggggtaaatggtcacccgtgagggcagagatggttcttgtgattgattttgccgagtagcgcatttgttgaccaaggctgtatactccccagggaactgagatggtttaaggaatgatttaaggcctagtgaccaggggtagtaatgtgaagcgctttgggacgccctcagggtgtgaaaagcactatataaaaactaactcttattattattgattttgggttgaacaaagaaaaattgactagagcgggatttgaaccaacgacctccggtttaacgtgccggcgctctaccaactgagctatctagccctacgttggcggtctccctatttaatcaatatctttgttcagggggtGCCTTTTAGAAGCCATTCAActgcaaactgccgtgtagccagggatcacacccaggtaacgatacaacctgggaagcggcaaacaggggatcaccttaaggggaggcgactttttatatcagatatcaaataataaaccacaagggaaactgactggttacattttataaattgttattattatcatcacaCCTAATTTACGAAACAATCTAGGAAGCAGTAGCCATCACATACATTAATGTTAACATATGGGTGTGACTTATatatgaatttctttttttctatacTTTGATTTCTCCTCAGAGGGCTTGATGTCCACCCAAAGACTCAAGAGCGATTCGCCAAGCAGCAAGACGCTGCATCCGTCTCCATCTTGGAGGTGATCTACACAGATGAGATCACCCACGTAGCCGCAGGTTTGAAGTGGTTTACCTACGTCTGCCGCCGTGCCGTCCCACCTCTGGAATGCATCTCAGAGTTCCACAAGCTCGTCAGAAAACACTTCAGGTACAAGACATTGTGCTGTAATAATCTTGGATATTTATAACAGCATTATTAATTATTGTGGCTTCTTGAAGAATACTGCTTAAATCTGTCACACAGTGACGGTCATTTTGCTTGAACGTTTTGATCTTGGTTTTAATAAgtgggccatttatttcattccttaaaccatctcagctaccTTGGCAGTaaacagcctgtgctgccaagtatgtacattgtagcaaaccaagctacatgtaatagaccgatccagtaggctccgcccacaacgcaTGTGtaagcaagaacacgtggggctctccaatgcctttctgcacaactctgccatgCGCGCCAAGATACCCGCATGCATGTCGGActttcgttgcgttgtgattggtcaatacacaatggggcggagcccttgatggatcggtctattcagtCCCATGAACCCTATCTGCCCTCACGATTACCCATTCACCCTGGGTGAAGAAACGTTATTATAGTGAAGtttcttgctcaaagacacaagtttGACGACTGGAATCCAAACTCATGTGCATTAGAGATATACAATGGGCGTTTGAACACTTACAAAATGCAAGTATCAAAATCTGTAAACACTGGCTCTGACTAAACTTGATTTATTATGCagaaaagaaacagaaaatTTAGTTTGAGACATGGAATTGAGTTCTgccatttttaattatttttttttttaaatacactatCAGGGGTTTATTGAAAGCGCCCATCAACGAAGAGGGGAGGACTACTGCAGGAATGAGCAAGGAGGTAAGGTAGCTATAATTCTTCTCAGAAGAATTAAAGCAGTTCTGTCCAAGAAAAACAAGAATTCAAACTTTACTTTTTAGTGGATTGTATTCAATTTTGGgcgagcaaaaaaaaaatcagaactTGGCAGGTTTTGAACCTGCGacacttggcccaatttcatagagctgcttaagcagatttTGCATAAAAGATCTAAGCAAAAggtagcaggataccagtcaaagattGCGCATGTGATACAGTAGTTTGgcgggtaaccttattctgggtagcataattttgttgtggttagctactttctgtgcttaagcagctctataatatAAATGGAGCTATGGTGGTAACCTCTCTATTTTGTCTATCTTTGTATTTGCTTAAAGTTGACTCTAACTTCACACTTTATTTACAGTGGTATGTCCCATTGATGCAACCAGCCAATCAGAGTGCAGATAATAAGGACTCTTCCATTGCAACAGGGGTAACAAGTTGAAACCAGATCAGTCATCACTGCAGTACATTCTTGCACAGAAacataaattattaattttattggtaaatgacattatttttatataagGGGAACTCATGCAGCGTTTcaatttaattaattgttaatgctaaaaatattaagaattaaaaatattcaattCATACAAAAGAATTTCAAATTGTTATGTAATGATGGTTTGTAAACTCAAAATCTTTCTACAAAAAAACCCCCCAAATGTGCgtcatattcttcaacactttaaaaaacactgtgtggttGTGTGCAAAGGGTATAGAGTGGTTGTTCCCAAGATAGGGAACTGGAGCTCTATCTATCGCTTGAATGTGAAGTACGCATTGGCGCCATTCCAGCAAGCAAATGTTTTATGTCATTGACAgcaatggtcattgtctgcgcTGATCTACTGTTACATCAAAAAAGATGCGTgctgaaatggcgtccagtgtaCATTTCCCTTTTCAGCAGGAGTTCCTCATCTTGCACATCCAACACTCTATAATCTTTGGACatacgtatacatgtacaatgggtGCTTTTGTTTAGCTTCCGTGGGtctaccccgcagtgctcacttgtGGTGAGCCCGACAAGAGCTAAACAACCGACCACTCACAGCTCGCGTAGTGACGCcatttacctggggccagcccccaagtgacccactccacaagcagggcactgggggctgacctgggtgtgagcccctggaatgacgtcaaaggcTAAACAAATGCACCCATAGaatgtttcaagtccctacaaaTTGTAGTTTTCCCAAATGATGTATGGGACATTTCCATAACCGTGGGTTccagggaattgtttcttgttcgtctgcttattaaacaacaGATCGTCGTAAtattgtttgaagatgacagaacttcgagaagaggaaaaacaattatacaaaggtataacaaaacaattgttgcgcgctgtgactggggtccatgggtttggTACACtctcgaggggaaatggcaccctcggcttcgcctcgggtacCATTTCCCCAgttcgagtgtacaaaacgccatggaacccaacaattgtatactggtacATTTTACTCCATTAGACATGATAAAGTCCAACATATCTCAAACAGGTTTTAGAGGGATTAACATTGTGAGATAACGATAAAGAAATATTTATGTGTACCAGAAGTTTAGCACATGAGGACTACAGACAGTATCCCCATTAGTTTATGTATACCTGTACATAAAATGCATTTcaaataagtttaaaataaaaatatttatgtcATCAACTGATATTTTGTAGTGCATCtgtgttttattaaattattttctaACAAATTCATTCATAGTCATTACTGTGGGTCGGTGCTTGGACTTTTTCTTCTTCGatttttttgatgtttttatatCTGTACATTCATGATCGAGACTGCCGTTCTGCAAACCCTCTTCTTTCCTTCTCTTCTTGCTTTTCATTCCTAAATCATCGCCACCATTTTTGGTATCAAGATCGCAATCGTTGTCACCAGTCCTCGTGTCTCCCTCAGGTACAGAACAACAAATCAGTTCACTAGATTCGTTATTCTCATTTTCACAGACATCAACCGATTCcatctttctctttttttcctttttccttttgCACTTTCTGTCCTGATCACCTCCATTTTCTTCTAAAGTCAACTCGACAACGTCATTCACAAAAGGTCCG of the Asterias rubens chromosome 3, eAstRub1.3, whole genome shotgun sequence genome contains:
- the LOC117288619 gene encoding uncharacterized protein HI_0077-like; amino-acid sequence: MDTGFEVDLVTALKEVIDNSRWKNLGPTEHFKAKTCTRLYSVGGDEDVVVVHRVDTFYALGADCPHEGGPLDLGDIEDIDGHECLVCPWHEYDFRLDNGDSTSGLKQPTFEVRVVDDHLYIDTETELSLTRDSDSELGSQSQSTSGKGADAIQSGPASDEENEDTLCHWAVRVLRTADPAEKVRLTHEVQERWRTGDLREIGRCSPPDEPKREETLSVVAPGKIKRGKGGTLGNRIASLHSLANIEQWAVDLSWDIIARFAGTALGDGSQLPREFFTDFVKVAGDEAKHFKILNDRLHELGSHFGALPVHNGLWQSATETKDNLLARLAVVHMVHEARGLDVHPKTQERFAKQQDAASVSILEVIYTDEITHVAAGLKWFTYVCRRAVPPLECISEFHKLVRKHFRGLLKAPINEEGRTTAGMSKEWYVPLMQPANQSADNKDSSIATGVTS